A segment of the Nilaparvata lugens isolate BPH chromosome X, ASM1435652v1, whole genome shotgun sequence genome:
CTACAGTAACACTATTCAGAGTCTCATGGCCATAATAAGAGCAATGGGGCAATTGAGAATAGACTTCGCAGATCCTGGAAGAGCGGTACGTTGTCTATTGAAATCATCCATAAAAGTCTAATCATATAATTCTAATGTGTGATGAAATTGTATGCTGTTAGTAGCTACGTGACTCACGAAATAACTAACTGATGACCAGCACCAAAGGAAGTAATAGAATTGGTGATAAAATGGCCCTCGTTTGAGTAACGGCATGAGATTCATTCATAATGTCATGAATATGAGAATGATTGACAAAGCAAACTCTTGATTAGCGAAATTGATAATGATTGAACTCTTGATAATGATAGGAAAGTAATATGATTAATGTTATTCGTTGCATCAAGTGTAAGAGTGATTTAGACCTAGTAAAGTTCGGAAAGGGCCCAACGTCTGAAGAGGAGCATATATTGTAATCAATATTGTACGTCTGGTCAAAAACTCTTAAAAACGGGTTGTAGACGTCGGGGATAAACCTACTAAAAGTCCTTCAGCTATATTCAAGtacattatttaaatattaccatatttattttctattgtcaGTGCTGACAATTAGCCATGTAGCCTCAAGCTTTTCCGTGGGTATTAGGAGGGTTATTAGGATAAGGAATGCCTCTCTATTTCCAAAAGGGCTCCGAACAAATGGTAAATgatttccaattttttctgTCAGTGTAGCTGTCCTCAAGCAGTAAGACTGACACCGGGAGTACTGAGAGCATGTTAGTTTTCTAATCTGAGCTATCATATATCATGGTAACTGGTGGGTCAAACACCTCCcctatcattcctaaaaattataaatagtcTTTACTTctaatcataaaaattaaatatacaACAAATGTAAATTCACTACACATAAAACTAGTATCTataaagggtaggcctactagtaaTTGTAACACTCTAGTAGCCTAGTTTAGAGTAGTCTAGTTAGAGAAGTCCACTATCATCTAGAAGGGTGACATTCATTTCATGATCATTCAATCTACAATCAGCATAGGTAGGTAATTTCAGTTCccttttgcttttagaaaatccagcggatacagtatcatgtgtTTAGTTCTAAAATGTCCAAAACATTCTGAATTATACCAGcttattgccatttaaaagcaaaactCAACCCCATACCTTTtctcaacctaacctaacttctCCCTAACCCATTCTCACTAATCGCTAACTAGTGAGCAACGGTGTATCAAACTGCAACGTAAACTTGATTCCGTGAGACTTGAAGAACTGAATGGCTGAATTTTTCAACTGAATGGCTCaaagtaggtaggcctacttgatGAACTGAGAGTCTGAGACCCTCCGCTCTGGAAGTTGAGTCCAATCGTACGTAGTCAGCTACTTGAAGCACAATCAACATTTGGTAAtcatttctcattattttgCTTAGTTTTTGGTTGTTTTACCATTAACCCTTCGATgtgttatttttaaattgtcAATTGTTAAATGaatatatgatttattgttgtGTTTAGGACCTTGCCAGACAATTCTTCACCCTGGCTAGCGCTGCCGAGGAGGGTGAATTGACTCCAGAATTGGTATTGATAATGAGACGATTATGGCAGGATCCGGGTGTCGAACTGTGTTTCTCCAGGTCAAGAGAGTATCAGTTGAATGATTCTGCCGCTTACTATCTGAATGCGCTGGATAGAATAGCTCAGCCCAACTATGTTCCCACTCAACAGGATGTTCTTCGGACTCGCGTCAAGACAACTGGCATCATTGAAACACATTTCACATTTAAAGGACTGCATTTCAAGTAAGCATTCACTAAATATAATCaagttataaattaataaaacaatattgaaactcgaagtaccctttattatttaaaatattacaacgactagttcaacttgaaaataagctatggtcgaaactagtcgttgtaatatttcaaataataaagggtacttcgagtttcaatattgttttattaatttataaaagtagcccattcaagtgaagtgttttttttaATCAAGTTATACTATACATTGTATCAAGTAAATTCAAATTTCCGGTAACTTTTAGCAATTAAAGGTAATTAATTGAACGAGCTTAGACTTCTAGCCCCTGCTTTTGACTTGAGGCTCTAGTCGTTATCCGTTTGTGGGTTTGTATGATCGCCGATAACATTCGAATACTTTCATCAATCAACTTTTCCAACACATTCTTTGAACCATTATACAGTTCGAGTTCGTCGTACAATAAGATTGACCAACTCCTTCATCCTTGATAATGCGAGAATATTGAGAGAACGTATCCTCAATATCACTATATATCAGGTATGTTATAGATAGAATCAACAATCATGGGAGAAAAAATCATATGGGATATTATAAATCGCTTCCAACCGGAGATTCCAATAGAACAGTTGGCAGAATATCAGCGGTATTTTGAGTGAGTTCTCTAGTTGATTTATATCCAGATTCCataaagtatttttaaatttcaaataattcactaaaaataatctAGTTATACATATAACAGACTGtatccattattttttaatactaTCGACTAGGTGCATGTACGTCGACTCGAATTTTATCTCATCGGACATTTGTTGACCGGGCTTAGCGAGGTTTTAGTTATATTCTAGGCTCGCCGCGTTTGTATGTACGACGATAACGATCCAACGCTTCCACCAATCAACTTTATATTTTGGAAACATATTCCTTGAACTTCTAGACGAATCAAGTTTGTTGACTAATAAAATTCACTTATTCCTTCGTTTTCTATGTGGCGAAACAGGATGTCatctgatatatatatatatatatatatatattatatatatatatatcttgatttgtagcaaataataattaaaagtcGTATTGGATGAAAATTGGTATTCAACATAATATGTTAGTTCCACGTGGCAGTTCACCGTAAATGTGGGGAACTGctaataaaatcataaatttcGAATCAACATGATAGGAAAAGAATACAATTTTGTAGTtgataattcataatattataaaagtcTGAGTTGGTTTTCGTAGTTTTTCATAGAGCATCACTCATTGATAGCTAAAATATATATCAGGCAAGGCAGGATCTTCCCGTAAAGGACTTGCAACCAACAAAAAGCTAtgcgattttttcaaattcatcagttATGTTATAAATGTTACTGACTTAGTTACATTTTATAACATGATCAGATAGAGAATGTGAATTCCTTGATCCATTATGAACTGCAATGTAAACACTTGTAATTTCCACTTGATATACCGACATTATAACCTATGCTTTTTTTAATAGATTTTAACTACAACTAAGAAtctgttgaaaattgaaattgaaagtcaGTGAATAAAATTAACCCTTTTGGCAGTCAAATGATGTCTGCATGTGTCAGCACATCAATTAAAAATCACAAGaatgaatagaacgatttatcCATTAGTCATTTGAGAAGAATTTATTACATTTGGATTCCagttatataaataattttatcaggGCTTCACAATCGTATcctcacaataataattactaatattttcatcattccAGAATGTTTGATGTTGGAGGCCAAAGATCCGAAAGAAAGAAATGGATCCATTGCTTTGAAGGTGTAACAGCCATTATATTCTGTGTTGCTCTGTCGGGTGAGTTCtcctttgtattttttttattagtttataattataatttacagTAATTTTTTAACTAtatcatattcaattcaatttagattCGCTTTAAATTTAATTGTTTCAATCTTCCAAATAACCTAATAAAGGCAGATTGCCACAGTATCAGTGCACGTGTCTGGTACATTGAGAATATTGTTGCAATAAattctaatgggactattcatactcgctcggaCGGGCTCCCTTCACAACTCATGGCaattgtatttcctttgtacTGGCCACTGACTCCGATACTGATACTCATATTTGGGAATCCACCTTAAAGATTATAGTTGTAGAAATTATACCCTAATTGGATTCATATTAAACATAACATAAAGTATCCTCATTTTAATAGCCTACTTATAATTTCTTgtactataattatttatcattcttACTgctgatattttattaatacaaataaatacgGTATActgaaataatagaatattgattaaattatccaatatataaatattagaaattataattcatataatacattatatatttcatgtacatactgtaataatttatcGATGAATTTACTCATTAGTCTATGTATCAATACTATTTCACAGTGCATCATGTTTTTTTCACATTATTCATTTGCACATTGTATTGTTTTGGgtaatgatcaattattagaactcatcttattttcattttctcacaGGATATGATCTTGTTCTCGCTGAGGATGAGGAAATGAACAGAATGATTGAATCCATGAAACTATTCGATTCCATTTGCAATAGTAAATGGTTTGTTGAAACGTCAATCATATTGTTTCTGAACAAGAAGGActtatttgaagagaaaatacaCAACAGCCCGTTGACCATTTGTTTCCCCGAATATACCGGTAAGCTTCACTCAAGAATCATGCATAACATTTTTTCACCAAAAGCAgtcaccattcattcattttctttcaTGTAGATGTTTTCAGGAATCCTGTTGAATAGTTCCACTAACTCATTCATTGCCATAATCAAATGTCTAGTTATCTTCtttatattggaaatattttcgtTTCCTTtcaaagaatattaatttaagcTAAATTAATTGGAGAAGCATCATATCAAGAGACTGTTAAGTCGCCATGTATGCCTTGCTTTTTAGGCCGTACCCTCAGTCGATGCTTTGAAACACGATAAATCTGTCGTATGCACATTACTAGTCAAGATAGAAACCATTTAAAAGTaggaagaaaaaatgaaaaatcaaacatAAACgtattattcatattcactGAATAATTAACACTCTAAGGGCcagtttccaagctcgggatttataagctctggacttacagagtccatgACTAAAATAAGCTATCGGGTCTAAATCAACTTTCTGAGTCACAGGTTTATGTTCTTaactccggggtctattaagttctcgacttattttaCTCCAGGACTTAatgcagtaaacatgagggaaattctcaATATTCTGCTGTTGTATTATTGTCATTAGGCCTAtagcaaaacagctgattgcagcgggataattcaaagGCTCtccaaattattttgtgaaaatacgtttcgatttatTTGTATTGTGTAGGTCTATAAATTCGAAGCAAAATCTAACCTTTTGAAAcatgattaaaaaaatgaacatttcattttacgttatgttattatttatcattgattttcgaataaaattttAATACCTACATGCTACTTATTGAGttggaaaacgtatttgtttttaaaaaactgcaataataatttattattgttatattattattattaatatgttgaatatggcATTGATTAGTAATATTCACATTGGGGGAtaaaattccaaggcaatccttgtattatttttcttggaaCATTTTTAGGATATGTCACggtcgtaaaataaggttagttttttacacataatattatgaagaactttatttcaaaataaacttacaaactataaattatgaatttagatggactaattcaaataatttaggtattccatgacatttatttggctattcatctactccaaaacaataactgaattgtgtttgctcgtttgagtctagaacttaaatttaaaccctaccctagtcgagggtttaaaatcacgttgttttaagttctggacttaacgattttcgataaatccttgactcggaaagaggcgagaatctaattcaagtcctggacttataagcccttcactcataaagcgaaattataaactccagggtctaacgttatctctaaactccagggtctatttgagtcctcgactacgttaacgctctgactcggaaagccaattttctgacttcagagtttaaagccggttaaagtctagaacttggctaaatcccgagctcggaaaccggccctaaatgaatTACTGTTTTCATTTGCATGGAAAGGCGGAGTTTAAACGCAgctgactctctctctctttgcaCATGCCTGGTTTCTAGAACTCTTGTCAAATCATTAATTAGCTAATTAGCCATTAAAACTAATGCCGCATTAACCTGCAAGTGCGTTTCTAGGACTACTTTAATGTCCAATAAGTAAATGAATCATTGAAAGGGTAAAACGAAGGAAAATTTTGactgaccttatttttttcttgaaatatggcctttatcatattatgctttgctcaagttgaaatgaaattatcTTTGTATTGGATTTGAATTTCTGTGTTAACCCATTGGTGCacaaatgatttttcaatcaatatagATTATGATTTACCCCTAATAAAcacatttttctcaaatttgacCGAAAAAAGTTCTCAGGCACCTCGAAAATCATTGTTGCCATTTGGGATGAGTGGGCTCGAAAGGGGTGGTGAAGTTATCCCAATTATGATTGAAGAGTGCAAAGGTGCAAAAGTACTTGTACACTCATATTTGAATGTTGAgatattaatttacaaaatcgAATACAAAGCAAATAATTGGTATTGttgtataattttaaaaatataatgtgTCATTTTGATAGTAATCGATTATATAGCAAAttgtctaataataattataattaacacAAATAGAATCAATTGcgataataaatcataatataatatacagagtgccccacgaagaggtttacacgtttaattttaCATTTCGTGCCCATTTATGCTCcgaatttttttctaaattttacacagtttacaaagtaggttctaaaaatattatgggaaaatttcatctccctaaccttcgtagaaacgAAATGGCGGCATACTGAAAAACGATActtaaaaaacattaaaaaggtgattttggttttataaaatatttttattgttgcactTTAGGGCAATATgacttttgaataaaaaaaactagaacATAGCCTAATGAAAAACCTTTAagtccaaaattattcaaattgaaatccttccacagcaacacactgataacagcgcttaagAAATGATTCGTAAGCTTTTACAAAGAAACTCCGCGGTATCCTCTTCTATTGATCGTTTTAGTTCCTCATCATTAATGAAGCTATGGGTATAAACTTTTACCTTTAAGTAACCCCATAAAATTAAGTCACAAACACTTAAATCTGGTGATCGGGGTGGCCAAACTAAAAAAATCACTTCCACGACCAATCCAATGGCCATGAAGTTTGTCATTTACTAATTTGCTTGACATGATTTGCGAAATGAGGTGGAGCACCATCTTTTTGGAAGATTGCTTGATCCATTTTTGGTACCACCAAATGAGCCAAGACTACCGCAACGAAGTAAACAAATCAGATAATAACTCATCAAAGTAGTTTTTATAGGAAGCGAAtgggtaaaattttcaataagtcgccattttgtttctacgaaggatatggagttgaaatttttccag
Coding sequences within it:
- the LOC111045229 gene encoding guanine nucleotide-binding protein G(i) subunit alpha, encoding MGCAISSSGEKEAAERSKKIDKGLRADGERAAREVKLLLLGAGESGKSTIVKQMKIIHETGYSREECEQYRPVVYSNTIQSLMAIIRAMGQLRIDFADPGRADLARQFFTLASAAEEGELTPELVLIMRRLWQDPGVELCFSRSREYQLNDSAAYYLNALDRIAQPNYVPTQQDVLRTRVKTTGIIETHFTFKGLHFKMFDVGGQRSERKKWIHCFEGVTAIIFCVALSGYDLVLAEDEEMNRMIESMKLFDSICNSKWFVETSIILFLNKKDLFEEKIHNSPLTICFPEYTGSNTYEEAAAYIQMKFENLNKRKDQKEIYTHFTCATDTNNIQFVFDAVTDVIIKNNLKDCGLF